In the genome of Primulina eburnea isolate SZY01 chromosome 13, ASM2296580v1, whole genome shotgun sequence, the window CTGAAATACAAATTTTCTCGATTTTTACCCACtaatttttctatatatgtTTTTcgctaagtttttttttttaaaaaaaattgcattaAGAAGTGAATGAAATATGATCTGCTGCTAATAAGCAAGAATCAAGCATTAATACGGCTCACCACTATAATGCAAAGGCCAGCCAACGAAATCTCTTTGCAGAGCTGGCTCGAGCTCTTGAGTGAAATTAGCTCCAAAGTAGAATTTAATGCTGGCCAACCTTGAGACAGCTTTATGAAAGCATCAACCCCACCAACCATATGAGCTACTACTGTGTCTTCTTTGTCTAGGTACTCAAAAGAGTGCCTGAAACAATAGAAAGGGCATAAAAGAAACTGATATGAAAATCAAATGGTAACTCTCACCTGATCTTTCCACTTCTATGTGGGATACATATAGGTAAAATGTTAATTATTAAGAACTATGCAGTGGACCACAGCTGCAAGCATAATAGCATATAACAGAAGAAAATCATAGTgctcaaatcaaaatcatccaTGGTTTTGATGATAAACTAAATAACAATCTCTGTCAAACCACCATTAATACACGCTCAAATAACCAAGATCAAAATTAGCATTGTAATGAAGTAGTATACCTTGACTTCGCATTCTTCACAACTATTCGTCTGAGTGAGGCAAGAGCAATTCTATCTTGCACCCTCCTCACAAACCACTCCAGGGAAGATCTGGTTGTGATTACTGAGAATGATGGATAACGCAACCTGGATACGGTAACAACTAAATAAATTTCAACTATAATACACACCTGCAGAGAATAATGTAGTGATACAGTGGAGCCATATAAAATTAGGCATTTTGATTTATGACACAGATCAACTTAAGTTGATTTCAATGTGCATCAAGATGCATGTTAGATGCGTAGCCAACTAATTTCGGAAAGTTCACCAGTATGAGCATATTGATGACTAAACCTTTCAAATTACATATATCATCAACAAAGAGGGAAGTCCCAACATCATTCCACAGTTGCATCATGCAAACACTGATCCAATACATATGGCAAAAATCAAAGGATGAAACACAGTAGAATGCACAGATTTTGAACAGAGAAAGGAAAAAAAGGTAAAAGTCACGAAAAGAAAGCTATAGTTTGATACCTATTAGCAGTTAATCAGCGAATAAGGAGACAAAATTTCACCATCAATTTTGTGGTTCTATCACTCAAAATAGTTATCTGATGTTTAATTTACTCGAGTTTAGGTCCACCTCAATCGCACTGACAAACTCTTCATGCCGGCATGGATTTAATCAAAGAAAGAGATCAAATGACTCAAATCTGCCATCAACTAGTTACTTCTTATTGCGTCAATCGTGCGTATTTTACAACTAATTTAACAAATTAAGCATATTATCACAAAGCACCAAAGCCATTAGCAGTTAGTTACTTCCATAAACTAACATATTTCTTAACATAGTAACACATAAAATAACGAACACCTCTAATTTTATGACCACAACTATTATCTTCACCAGGCAAAGAAAAATTTAACCTTTGTCAAGTTTAGAATCCATATAGATAATAGACATTTATAGCTAGAGGCAATCTATCTTATCAAAAATGTTTACAGTCCATGCAcacatgaaaaatataaaaaataaaataaatctacaAACAATAAAAGAAATCACCAACCTGAAAGACTTGGCAGCATCAACAATTTCATCTAAGTATGTATCATTTGGGAAAACCTACAGATATATCCAAGGCAGAAAACATAAGAATGATTTAAGTAGTGAGTCGTGATGATCTTAAAAATAAAAGCAGCAATAACTTGCAAGGACATCCTCAGCTGCTATTTCAAAAGTAACCTCCAATCACTTGGTGATAAGAAAGGTTATAAACAACGGAATTTGACAAAGAACACAAAGTAAATGACCACGAGATAAACAAAACACAAAACATCAATACAGAGTTTTCTGGCATCAGATTACCTAAGTGACAATGTCATTACAGTGTAAAGCTCAGGTTCCAAGTTTGTGAACATAAGAAAAAATCTTGAAATACATGAAATGTTTTAAGATAGAATGTTATTTTAAGAAGAGGTTATCTTGCTAAGAACATTGGAAAAATACTACAATATCAACAAATTTGATGTCATAAGTCCAATTTATAGCCAAATGTTACTCGAGATTGGAGTCAATAAAGTTACAGGTATCTAAAGGTAAAATAGGAGTGATAATTTTCAGCAAAAAGATATAGCCAAATGTCAGACAATAAGAATAGCCCAAGTCCATCAGTTACGTGGCAATGATCATGTATAATATGGGATAAATGTGATGTTTGAGTTCATTCAAGACATTGAATAATTTTTCTCATGGGGATCATATGTGAAATAACACAATTCACGCTACACCATGTTGTGTTATTTTCAGAATAGATAGCCTCAGTTAAGTTCTTGGCATTCACATCTTCTTATAACttaatttgaaattatgaatCATGGTAACTAATTTCAATTACCTTCAATGACTTTAAGTCTTTAATAATGTCTTACCTCAACATTTTTCAATTCAAATGTTCCATCTATAGTTTCTATTATCAACTCATGATTCAGTTCTGGCTCAATGACACCTTCTATTTTTTGCTGGTGCAATACACTATCTAAATTTGGGATGTGCGTCCTCAAGGACAACCTAATGCGGTTTCCTTCAAATTCAACTACTCTGAGACCAGTCAATGTATCCTCAATTTTCTCTACAGCTTCAAACCTGTGAAGACAAGAGCAACTATATGTCAGatcataataaataaataaaaaaatgataatgGATTCCGTGGTTTCTGAAAAGATGAAACCTCTGAATAATCGTATCCAGATCTTGCAGTGACTTCAAAGTCATCTTGTTCTTCTCAATCCGGTGATTGAGTTCCAACATCTTAAGGGGGGACAAAAAGGCAAAGAACTTTAAAAAATGATTTAGCATGTCACAGAGAAATGCAACAATTACAGAAATGGTTTAATTACAATAATATCCATAATTTTCAGTTTTCAACGAAACAATTTCAATGCAAATAATAAAAGGTCCATGCCTAAGACAAAACCACAACGAAACTAAAGTATAACAACTGAGAAATCAAGGCCATGTGTTACAATATTGCAGCTGCAATTGTGTGAAAGAAATTCATATATGACTAATCATCAAAAGGCATCATGAGGGAAACAGTCTTTTAACATCTGAGATAGAAAGACATTCCTTTTCAGAACATGATGAAAAACATTTGTATAATAGTTCATAAAAACTAAAATACAGAAAGGGCAATTGCTATAATGAATAAACCTCAAAACTAGAGTCGTGTGCATTTGAAAAGGTTTCCTTGTATGCTGCCTCATAAGAGACATCTGTTTGCTTGTCCTGTTTTTCTTTTAGAAGTCTCTGCGCCatgaacaaattttttttagcaGAAATGCTaacaaataaattcaagaaacaGATTCAAGACACAAACCACAGCAAACAATATTTCCATTTGAGAGGTCGTGCAGACCACAAAGTACATGTAATACAACTAATTTAGAGTTCCCTTCAATTTCTTTGTACTagttttaaaatgcaaagcttATGTGTTTCCGTCGCTTCAAATGAACTTTCTTCCCTTGCCTTACATTGCCTCAACATgctggaaaaataaaaatgacatAAGGTGATCATGAATGCTGATATTATGATAAATAGAAGCCTTGATCTATTAATATCAAGAAGCCATAGCTATACATGAAACCCCATTATTTGGTTAGGATATGAAGATTCAAAGTTTAAGCCAAAATCTCAGTATTGTAGCTTTAAATAATACTTCATATCAAAAGTACAAGTTTCGAGTGCAAGACTTTAAGCCACCTTCAGATTGTTCTAATGCCTGTTTCACAAGAAAACTGCCTACTAGCAGACAAGCAATTAGTAGCATTTAACATCCtgcctttatatatatatatatatatatatttatatatatatatatatatatatatatatatatatatatatatatataaaccttCAGTAGCTCGTAGCTGAGAGAATCACAACAAAATAAAAGGTGCAATAACACACAAGGCATGACAACAAACACAAAGCAAGAGTTCATATATAAACCAAAAAAACTCTTTGACGCTGAACAATTTAATAAACAGCAAACCACAGTCAATATATTTAAATCTGGAAATGCCATGCAATATGACCTGTGACTCCATAAAGTCCAAGGAACAACTTAATTTCTCCAGTTCGCACTCCAATTTATCATTATCTGCAAAACAAAAAACACCACCAACAACAATAACAATGTGGTATAATGCATGCATAACTCAACAACATAAAAACATGAAAATGAGCACAACTAAATAATGCTCATTGTAAACCAGATTATTAGGTGTGAAGGAATGAGATCGGAGTGATGGGAGGAAAGACTTGCTTGGTGGGTAAAActtgatattaaaaaaaattacatataaaaatataaagtcGTTAAGATTGAGGGTGTAGGAGCGACCTCTCACCTACTCAAACAAAAGAAAGGCTTTTACCTTCCATACATCTTCTTAAAAGCTCCATAATTTCACTTTCAGTATTTGCATTTTCCCCCTCTACTGCATTCAGTTCTTTCTTCAAATGCTCCATTAGTTCATCTATATTTTCAACATAATAAACCAACATTGAGTTTTAACAAAAAGACGAACATCTAGTGACGATAAAACCACCTCGGTGGACAACCAAATATTTGGTTGGTGGTTCAGCCAAAATTCTTTAAAAAATCATACTGATTAATGAACCTTCGTTATTGAAAATTTGCAATCAAGTACTAGTTAAATAAAAACGACTGAAACAATAATAAGATAAATAAATTTCTCACTAAGGTCTTCATTCGCCAACGATCTTACATCCGAAGAACAGTCCGATACAACCTGACTCATTTTCCTCTGAAAATAATGAAAAGCTACCCAATTTTAACATCGGGAAAAAATACAGAAATTGCTATCAAACACACGAGATTTTTCATTTCAATTACCTCAAGTTCGACTACGACCTTGTTCAACAAATTTTCCGTATCCTCGTCGCTAAGTTCTGAGTTTTCCGAGACGTTCCGGAGCTCCAAGATTCGGCTGTACATAAGAAAAAGTAAATCAACACACAATAAAACATCGAGATGAATGTAGGCTTGGTGTTTGAAGAATTACACCTTCGGAGAGAATTCAGATCAACTTCGCTCATTATTTTTCACCGactataatataaaatttctgGGATACACACATTATTTTAGCTCTCGTGTCTGTCTCCTATAGTGTAATTTTGAACTCCCGCCAAAGGGATATAATTTTATGGGCTAGAGCCCAAATCACGAAGGCCCGAAGTTTGGGGAAGGGGAAACGTAACGAAGCTGTTTAAAATTTATCATGAATTAGGAAGTAATAATTTAAGTATGGAAAACACAAAATCAAAAAAAAACTCATGCTAGGTTAATAGGTGAAAATATTGTATAGTTGAATGAATGCCTTCAGTATTTATGCATTTAGCTTGCTAATAATAGAGAATGAAATTGCGATATTCGACCAAGGCTTTGTTAGACTATGGCACAAGTCTTTCCAAAGTTGGAATGGTGCTCGTCAATCTTGAGTTCGAGACCCAAAACCCCTTCCCAGTGTAAACAAAATTGCCATCTTCTTTCTGGTTTAGctgttgtttattttttttggtaTAGAAGTCGTTTAAGGGATAGATCACATAGTAATTACCGTACCGTACCGTCACTTCTTTCTttgttatttaaatttaaaaatatgctATCACCCGTTTAGcacaatattataataataGATAGAAAGATAGTAAATTGTGATATTATAATTTGGTAAGCCCGTGACAGATCAATGAAGAAAATTTCTTTTTAGAGGCATTAAGCGGTAGTAACCAAATACTTTTAATCTAAATCTGCATGCGATAAAAGGTCCCCACAATAATTACATCTACACCCCCACCACCACCCCCCACGAAgaaatcgaaaaaaaaaaggaaaaaacatTTACGTCAGAAATCTCTAAATTCAACAGCCAGAGCTTGTCAATGCTAAACAACAGGCATTTGAGTAACAAAACGCCcaattccataaacaaattGGCTGTGTCTACTGACAATGTCTTAACAATGCCTCAAAGCTATGAAACAGGAAGAAGATACATCAAAGACTTTATGAGCTATGGACAACCACAAAATCTGCACCGCTACCTCCGAAGTGCTTCAATTGGTAGTTGTAGTTGACGCTCCACGCTTCCCAAATGAAGGGATGCTTAGCGACCGTTTCCTATATCTATGACCCAAGGAAGGGGGTAGAATTCTTCTATCGGTATTATCTCTGAAAGGAGATGTGAGAGTCGCATGTTTTGGTGACCCTGAATGGGTTTCTGTTTCCGTCTCGAAGAGGTCATGAAAGTCATTTTCGTTTGTTTGGTCTCCTAAAGCAGAGGACACCATTTTGTGTGAATCCATTTTACTGACAaattcttcatcatcatctgaGGCATAACCACTTTCGTGAATGTCCTGCCTAGTAAGAACATCATACTCATCTGATTCCGTTGATCCTTCATCCACGGACCCTTCCAACTGAGATAAATAACATGCAATGAGAAACATTTTTTTCAACCAACAAAATAGAAAACACAACGGCCCAAAA includes:
- the LOC140810676 gene encoding uncharacterized protein, translated to MSEVDLNSLRSRILELRNVSENSELSDEDTENLLNKVVVELERKMSQVVSDCSSDVRSLANEDLNELMEHLKKELNAVEGENANTESEIMELLRRCMEDNDKLECELEKLSCSLDFMESQRLLKEKQDKQTDVSYEAAYKETFSNAHDSSFEMLELNHRIEKNKMTLKSLQDLDTIIQRFEAVEKIEDTLTGLRVVEFEGNRIRLSLRTHIPNLDSVLHQQKIEGVIEPELNHELIIETIDGTFELKNVEVFPNDTYLDEIVDAAKSFRLRYPSFSVITTRSSLEWFVRRVQDRIALASLRRIVVKNAKSRHSFEYLDKEDTVVAHMVGGVDAFIKLSQGWPALNSTLELISLKSSSQLCKEISLAGLCIIVESANSLNAPIRQNISSFVDGIEEILMKQMHAELQSDNILSE